A region from the Lentisphaera profundi genome encodes:
- a CDS encoding DUF1588 domain-containing protein: MRKYLFIGVLCLAINTSAAEVYSPGEHINKSFKSYGFDFIDNNCTVCHDDETPKGDLNLLDLGPVDENNIGLWKSIWAQVALGEMPPKKKKKLTTIEKLEFSDWVRQEMEQVMKDKGGFHAHKAPKKGNFINHDLLFTPQIDGLKLKPTASPKRIWRITPQEHITRLNVLINKEPKYDPSKPGLRTYGDAVPTNHGGELKLYFGVDRITAWQGGTVAYATAVKSVPVVLSTMRKHGFASYADMHGVNSAESTQTLNKAKDILKYMAYGPESLVSNPAQITDDPKTYEKVRTEGDLRGLPSSITYSTKILRPLTPVYDLFKDPKKKASEQEIRKTITYLFEMLTFRSPTTKEIDKYYQVVNSTISQLGQKEGLMMGLTAIFLDRDALFRTELGEKSRADKDGRILLQDAELGLALNHALSYLKPDAILQKAIENGKMRSREDVKREVTRMLENESFRKPRILQFFREYFDYDLAGYICKDDKALAATGIDKRAATSYYQSLFYASASTDRLVELILEEDKGVLKQLLTTQKLVAHPRDATFFGQFLELSEKPKVDPQIIAQEKSKLVAIDAEMKQLKKQLKKLTDKSEKDKATKHIKKLSKQKKNILEKQKSYNKPGIAKAEFSGKEIFARLGRRSFGKGFMDEKRLLTTAPKGQRMGILTHPSWLISHSDAMDNHAIHRGIWIRERLLGGGIPDVPITVDAQLPDEPGTTLRSRMRVTQKEYCWSCHDKMDPLGLTFESYNHLGMFRKLEHGKPVDTSGEIIDSGDDSLDGPVANAFEMITKLANSKRVEQVFVRHAFRFWMGRNETVHDGPVLQAAHKAYQESDGSMNALLVSLLTSDAFLYRK; the protein is encoded by the coding sequence ATGCGAAAATATTTATTCATTGGTGTACTGTGTTTAGCTATCAATACAAGCGCAGCAGAAGTTTACTCTCCAGGGGAACACATCAATAAGAGTTTCAAATCCTACGGATTCGATTTCATTGATAACAATTGTACTGTTTGCCATGATGATGAAACTCCAAAAGGTGATTTAAACCTACTTGACTTGGGACCTGTAGATGAAAATAACATCGGTCTATGGAAGTCAATTTGGGCTCAGGTAGCGCTTGGTGAAATGCCTCCTAAGAAAAAAAAGAAACTCACTACAATTGAAAAGCTTGAGTTCTCCGATTGGGTACGCCAGGAGATGGAGCAAGTCATGAAAGATAAAGGGGGTTTCCACGCTCACAAAGCTCCGAAGAAGGGGAACTTTATCAATCATGATTTATTATTTACGCCCCAGATTGATGGACTAAAATTAAAACCCACCGCCTCACCCAAACGCATTTGGCGAATCACACCTCAAGAACATATCACTAGACTGAATGTGCTGATTAACAAAGAACCCAAATACGATCCATCGAAGCCGGGTCTCCGTACATATGGCGATGCAGTGCCTACAAACCATGGCGGCGAACTCAAGCTCTATTTTGGAGTGGATAGAATTACCGCTTGGCAGGGTGGTACAGTAGCTTATGCTACTGCAGTTAAGAGTGTTCCTGTGGTATTATCCACGATGCGTAAACATGGCTTTGCGAGTTACGCTGACATGCATGGTGTCAATAGTGCTGAATCGACTCAAACCCTCAATAAGGCTAAAGATATTTTAAAGTATATGGCCTATGGTCCTGAAAGCCTCGTTTCAAATCCTGCCCAGATCACCGACGACCCTAAGACCTATGAAAAAGTTAGGACCGAAGGTGATCTTCGAGGTCTTCCTTCTTCGATTACTTATTCGACTAAAATCCTGCGTCCGCTGACTCCGGTCTATGATTTATTTAAGGATCCTAAAAAGAAAGCATCTGAGCAGGAGATTCGAAAAACGATTACTTACTTATTTGAAATGCTTACCTTTCGTTCCCCTACCACGAAGGAAATTGATAAGTATTATCAAGTCGTCAATTCAACCATTTCGCAATTGGGCCAGAAAGAAGGCTTGATGATGGGGCTGACAGCTATTTTCCTCGATCGAGATGCCCTTTTTCGTACTGAGTTGGGTGAGAAATCACGCGCGGATAAAGATGGTCGAATCCTGTTGCAGGACGCAGAACTAGGCCTCGCACTGAATCATGCGCTTAGTTATCTCAAACCAGATGCCATTTTGCAAAAAGCTATTGAGAATGGTAAGATGCGAAGTCGTGAAGATGTGAAACGCGAAGTGACTCGTATGCTTGAAAACGAGAGTTTTCGCAAGCCACGTATTTTACAGTTTTTTCGTGAGTATTTTGACTATGATCTAGCGGGTTATATTTGCAAAGATGATAAGGCTTTAGCCGCTACGGGAATCGACAAGCGAGCGGCAACAAGTTATTATCAGTCCTTGTTTTATGCTTCTGCCAGTACTGATCGTTTGGTTGAGTTAATTCTTGAGGAGGATAAAGGTGTACTTAAGCAACTTCTCACCACACAGAAATTAGTCGCTCATCCAAGGGACGCCACCTTTTTCGGTCAATTCCTTGAGCTTTCTGAAAAGCCTAAAGTAGATCCCCAAATAATAGCTCAAGAGAAGTCGAAGCTCGTGGCGATTGATGCTGAAATGAAACAACTCAAAAAGCAGCTTAAAAAGCTTACCGACAAAAGTGAGAAGGATAAGGCAACTAAACACATAAAAAAATTGTCCAAGCAGAAAAAAAACATTCTTGAAAAGCAAAAATCATATAATAAGCCAGGAATTGCAAAAGCAGAATTCTCTGGCAAAGAAATCTTTGCTCGTTTGGGACGTCGCTCTTTCGGAAAAGGCTTTATGGATGAAAAAAGACTTTTGACCACTGCGCCTAAGGGACAAAGAATGGGCATCTTGACCCATCCTTCCTGGTTGATTTCTCATTCTGATGCCATGGATAATCACGCCATTCACCGTGGAATATGGATTCGTGAACGTTTGCTAGGCGGAGGTATTCCCGATGTACCCATCACGGTAGATGCGCAACTTCCAGATGAACCGGGCACCACTCTGAGATCTCGCATGCGCGTCACTCAAAAAGAGTATTGCTGGAGTTGTCACGATAAAATGGATCCACTCGGTTTAACTTTTGAATCTTATAATCATCTAGGTATGTTCCGTAAACTTGAACACGGCAAACCTGTTGACACATCGGGTGAAATAATAGATTCAGGAGACGACTCTTTGGATGGCCCCGTTGCTAATGCCTTTGAAATGATCACTAAGCTTGCCAATAGTAAACGCGTCGAGCAAGTCTTCGTCCGACATGCCTTCCGATTCTGGATGGGCAGGAACGAAACCGTGCACGATGGACCCGTTCTTCAGGCCGCACACAAGGCTTACCAAGAGAGTGACGGCAGCATGAATGCCCTACTCGTTTCACTTCTTACTTCAGATGCTTTCCTATATCGTAAGTAA
- a CDS encoding ammonium transporter yields the protein MSLSTSAQDATSEANNALAESSDALFILLGAIMILSMHAGFAFLEVGSVRKKNQVNALNKILCEWCFSTIAYLFIGYPLARGLNLVGSISEVNAANGIEYIRFFLFLGFAACIPAIISGGVAERAKFWTNSIAGIIFVAVIYPLIEGVTWGKFSDTLASSDGWLATQFGAPFHDFAGSAVVHGTGGWLALPAIMLLGARLKRYDKNSSIKVSSIPFLALGSWILIVGWFGFNVMSAGAIKDIQGLVAINSLLAMVGGTLTAMFISRNDAGFVHNGALAGLVAVCAGSDLYHPLGALAVGAIAGAIFVILFDIETNKWKIDDVLGVWPLHGVCGLWGGIAAGIFGLESLGGLGGVSFMSQLLVSVAIALVSFIASFIVYGLLKKTVGIRLSEQEERIGADLSVHHIEANPEEAL from the coding sequence ATGAGCTTAAGTACTAGTGCACAGGACGCCACAAGCGAAGCTAATAATGCTCTCGCTGAATCATCAGATGCTTTATTCATCTTACTTGGTGCGATCATGATTTTATCCATGCACGCAGGTTTTGCCTTCCTCGAAGTTGGTTCAGTCCGCAAAAAGAACCAAGTCAATGCACTCAATAAAATTTTGTGCGAATGGTGCTTTTCTACTATCGCCTATTTATTCATTGGTTACCCACTTGCTCGCGGCTTAAATTTAGTCGGCTCAATTAGCGAAGTTAATGCTGCCAATGGCATCGAATATATTAGATTTTTCCTCTTTCTAGGTTTCGCAGCCTGTATTCCTGCAATCATTTCAGGCGGTGTTGCTGAGCGAGCCAAATTTTGGACCAATTCAATTGCCGGTATTATTTTTGTTGCCGTCATTTACCCATTGATTGAAGGTGTTACATGGGGGAAATTCAGCGATACACTCGCCAGTTCTGATGGCTGGTTAGCGACTCAATTTGGTGCTCCTTTTCACGATTTTGCGGGTTCCGCAGTAGTTCACGGTACAGGTGGTTGGTTAGCGCTTCCCGCCATTATGCTTCTTGGTGCTCGACTCAAACGCTATGATAAAAATAGTTCTATTAAAGTGAGTAGCATTCCCTTTTTAGCCTTGGGTAGCTGGATCCTTATCGTTGGCTGGTTTGGCTTCAACGTCATGAGTGCCGGTGCAATCAAAGATATCCAAGGTCTTGTTGCCATAAACTCGCTACTTGCAATGGTTGGTGGTACACTTACCGCAATGTTCATCTCTCGTAATGATGCTGGCTTTGTTCACAATGGTGCCTTAGCAGGACTCGTTGCTGTCTGTGCAGGATCCGATTTATATCACCCTTTAGGTGCCTTAGCAGTGGGTGCTATTGCCGGCGCGATTTTCGTTATTCTTTTTGATATAGAAACCAACAAATGGAAAATTGATGATGTATTAGGTGTTTGGCCTCTACATGGTGTTTGTGGCCTCTGGGGTGGAATTGCCGCAGGTATTTTCGGCCTAGAAAGCCTTGGTGGTCTTGGTGGCGTTAGCTTTATGTCTCAACTCCTTGTCAGCGTCGCTATTGCACTCGTCTCTTTCATTGCCAGTTTTATTGTTTACGGCCTTTTGAAAAAAACCGTAGGCATCCGTCTCAGCGAACAGGAAGAACGCATTGGTGCCGACCTCAGTGTTCACCATATTGAAGCTAACCCTGAAGAAGCACTTTAA
- a CDS encoding P-II family nitrogen regulator, whose amino-acid sequence MKMITAIIQPEKLDQVKDALFEIDVQRMTVSRVRGCGKQGGFEESYRGQIHKVNLLDKVRIEIAVNEEFVDPTIRAIIDAAKSDVIGDGKIFVTNLEQCIRIRTEESGESAIG is encoded by the coding sequence ATGAAAATGATTACAGCTATAATTCAACCTGAAAAACTTGACCAAGTTAAAGATGCACTTTTTGAAATCGATGTGCAACGCATGACTGTCAGTCGCGTTCGCGGATGTGGTAAGCAAGGGGGATTCGAAGAAAGTTACCGTGGTCAAATCCACAAAGTTAACTTATTAGATAAAGTTCGAATCGAAATTGCCGTCAATGAAGAGTTTGTTGACCCCACTATCAGAGCCATTATTGATGCTGCAAAATCTGATGTAATTGGTGATGGCAAAATCTTTGTCACTAACCTCGAGCAATGCATTCGTATTCGCACTGAAGAAAGTGGTGAATCTGCCATTGGTTAA